One part of the Marinitoga sp. 38H-ov genome encodes these proteins:
- a CDS encoding L-erythro-3,5-diaminohexanoate dehydrogenase, producing MKKGCPFGTHRVIKPKGLLPQAAKKIDNTMEIYSNEILIDVITLNIDSASFTQIKEACDHNTDKMEKMILDIVNERGKMQNPVTGSGGMLIGTVKEIGPDFPDKTLKIGDKIATLVSLSLTPLKIEKIKKINIENDQVDIEGQAILFETGIYAKLPDDIPEKLALAALDVAGAPAQVAKLVKKGDTVCIIGGGGKSGVLCSYQAMKNAGENGKVIVVEYSEENAKRIKDMNLAHEIIVADATKPVEIYEKVLEKTNGKYCDVTINNVNVPNTEMSSILITRDEGTVYFFSMATSFTKAALGAEGVGKDINMIIGNGYTKGHADLTLQILRESKEIRELFEKLYI from the coding sequence ATGAAAAAAGGATGTCCATTTGGAACACATAGAGTTATTAAACCTAAAGGATTATTACCTCAAGCAGCAAAAAAAATAGATAATACAATGGAAATATATTCAAATGAAATATTAATTGATGTTATTACTTTAAATATAGATTCTGCTTCTTTTACACAAATAAAGGAAGCTTGCGACCATAACACAGATAAAATGGAAAAAATGATTCTTGATATAGTAAATGAAAGAGGAAAAATGCAAAACCCTGTAACAGGATCAGGTGGGATGTTAATAGGTACAGTTAAAGAAATTGGGCCGGATTTTCCAGATAAAACATTAAAAATTGGGGATAAAATTGCTACATTGGTTTCATTATCTTTAACACCTTTGAAAATAGAAAAAATAAAAAAGATAAATATAGAAAATGATCAAGTTGATATTGAAGGTCAAGCTATATTATTTGAAACAGGAATATATGCAAAATTACCTGATGATATACCAGAGAAATTAGCATTAGCAGCATTAGATGTTGCAGGTGCTCCAGCACAAGTTGCAAAACTTGTTAAAAAAGGAGATACTGTTTGTATAATAGGTGGTGGAGGAAAATCAGGCGTATTGTGTTCATACCAAGCAATGAAAAATGCTGGAGAAAATGGTAAAGTTATAGTTGTAGAATATTCTGAAGAAAATGCAAAAAGAATAAAAGATATGAATTTAGCTCATGAAATAATAGTAGCAGATGCTACAAAGCCTGTTGAAATATATGAAAAGGTATTAGAAAAAACTAATGGTAAATACTGTGATGTAACAATTAACAATGTAAATGTTCCAAATACAGAAATGTCATCAATCTTAATAACTAGAGATGAAGGGACAGTATATTTCTTCTCAATGGCAACATCATTTACAAAAGCCGCTTTAGGAGCTGAGGGTGTAGGTAAAGATATTAATATGATAATAGGAAATGGATATACCAAAGGACATGCGGATTTAACTCTTCAAATTTTAAGAGAGTCAAAGGAAATTAGAGAATTATTTGAAAAATTATATATATAA